GGGCGGCGGTTGGGCTACCAGCCTTCCAAGGGCGGGGAGATGCCGCTCGGCGGCGTGGCCCAGGGGCGGGTCAGGGAGGCCCAGACCGTGAAGGCCACCGCGGCAGCGAAGAGCACCGCCCACCCCAACCGGCGCAGCGCCCGCCGACGCCGCAGCAACCGGCCGCCCCGGGCCGCCGCACCCGCCGCGAGGCCCGCCGGCACCGTCGGGTACGGCCCCTCCAGCAGCTGCCTGACCTGGGCTTCCTTCCGGTCCGGGAGCCCGCTCACGCCGCCTCCCGGGACCTCAGCGCGGCCACGGCCCGGTTGCACAGCACCCGTACCCGCTCGGCCGTCAGCCCGAGCTGTGCCGCCGTGACCTCCTCCGCGACGCCCTCGTAGAGCCGCAGCACGAGTACGAGCCGCTCCGGGGGGCTCAGCCGCGCCAGTACGCCGGTGCCGCCGTGATGGCGCCAGCCGGTCCGGGCGAAGGCCGCGCACAGCTCCTGGCGGGTGAAGTCGTACGGGTCGTCCCCGCGCAGCCGCAGCCAGTTCGCGTACGTACGGGCCAACGCGCCCGCCAGCAGCCGTCGTGCCGCTTCCGGCTCACCGGTCAGCAGCACCGCGACATACAGGAGCCGCCCCGCCGCGCCCGCGACGAAAGCCTCGAACTCCGCGTAGGAGCCAGCCTGTTGATCGACCACCCGCATAGTCCACATAGTGCGGGCAGCGGGACCGTCCCGGTCAAGAGGACGGACGGACTCCGCTCAGGAGGCCGGTCCTGCTTCGGCCACGGCCGCCATCAGTTCCGACAGCGAAAGGTTGAACCGCGTCAGCAGTCCGGTGAAGGATTCCCGCTCGTCCTCGCTCCAGCCCTCCGTCACCCGGGCCATCAGCTCGCGCCGCGAGGAGCGGACATCCTCCAGCCGCGCCAGCCCCCGCGGGGACAGTGCGAGCACCACGGCCCGCCCGTCCTCGGGGTGCGAGGTCCGCTTGACCAGACCGCTGTCGACCAGCGGCGCGACCTGACGGGTCACCGTGGAGGAGTCGATTCCCATGCCGCCGGCGAGCGCCTTGACGCCCATCGGGCCCTCCAGGTCGAGCCGGTTCAGCAGCAGGTAGGCGGCGCGGTCCATGGAGTTGCGGGCCTGGCCCACACCGCCCAGGCGGGTCTGCTCGGCGCGGCGGGCGAAGACGGCCACCTGGTGCTGGAGCGCGTCGAGGAGACCGCCTCCGGCGGGCGCGTCGGCCGCCGCGGGCAGGTCGGAATTGGCCGGGGTGGAAGGCATGGCCGTGGGCTCTCTTCGCGTGGGTCCGACAAGGATGGGGGACAGAGTACGCGGCCGTGCGGCGGCTCGTACGCCTCGTACGAGAACTGATACGGCCCGTCCGGGCCGCCGTCGCGCACGTGTCCCGGATGGCGAGATTTCGCCCCTCCCCGAGGTCCTCCCCGAGGCCCGCCCCGAGCCCCTGTCGGAGCCTCTGCCTCCGCTTCGAGCCGCCCCGCCCGCGGGCTGCGAGACTGGCGGCATGAACTACCGCGTGCCCCAGCCCGTCCCGCAGGTCATCCTCGACGATGTCCGGGGGGCTCAGAAGATGCTCTCCGGCGTCTCCCGGGTCACGCCGATGGAAGGCAGCCGGTACCTCTCCTCGCTCACCGGGTCCCCGGTCCACTTCAAGTGCGAGAACCTCCAGCGCACCGGCTCCTTCAAGCTGCGCGGCGCCTACGTCCGCATCGCGGGCCTGCGCCCCGAGCAGCGGGCCGCCGGTGTCGTCGCGGCCAGCGCCGGCAACCACGCGCAGGGCGTGGCGCTGGCCTCCTCCCTCCTCGGAGTCCGCTCCACCGTGTTCATGCCGGTCGGGGCGCCGCTGCCGAAGGTGGCCGCGACCCAGGAATACGGAGCCGAGGTGCGCATGCACGGGCAGGTCGTCGACGAGACCCTCGCGGCCGCCCAGGACTACGCGGACCGCACGGGCGCCGTGTTCATCCACCCCTTCGACCACCGCGACATCATCGCGGGCCAGGGCACGGTGGGCCTGGAGATCCTGGAGCAGTGCCCGGAGGTGCGGACCATCCTCGTCGGGATCGGCGGCGGCGGTCTCGCGGCCGGTGTCGCGGTCGCGGTGAAGGCGCTGCGGCCCGACGTGCGGGTCGTCGGGGTGCAGGCGGCGGGCGCGGCCGCGTACCCGCCCTCGCTCCGGATCGGGCACCCCGTCTCCATCGACGACCCCGACACGATGGCGGACGGAATCAAGGTCGGCCGCCCCGGCGACGTCCCCTTCAAAATCATCGGCGAGCTGCTCGACGACGTGCGTACGGTCTCCGAGGACGCCCTCTCCAGCGCGCTGCTGCTCTGCTTGGAACGGGCGAAGCTGCTGGTCGAACCGGCGGGGTGCAGCACGGTCGCGGCCCTGCTCAGCGAGCCCGAACTGTACGGCGGAGGCCCGGTGGTGGCCGTCCTGTCCGGCGGCAACGTCGACCCGCTGCTGCTCCAGCGGATCCTGCGCCACGGCATGGCGGCGGCGGGCCGGTACCTGTCCCTGCGGCTGCGCGTGGCCGACCGCCCCGGGGCCCTGGCCGGGCTCCTGGGGGTGTTGTCGGTGGTGGATGCGAACGTACTCGATGTGAGCCACGTACGGACCGATCCACGGCTGGGGCTCACGGAGGTGGAGGTGGAGCTGCACCTGGAGACGAAGGGCCCGGAGCACTGCGCGGAGGTCGCACGGAAACTGCACGCCGCGGGATACAAGGTGATGAGCTAGACGGCGGACGCCGTCGGGGTGCCGGCATCACCCGTTCGGCCGGGCGAGACCCATTCGGCGCTCATAGGATTTGCGTAGCGATGCCCTGAAAGCCCCGATTCTACTGGCCCGATTCACACGGGGAGAATCCATATGCCAGGCGCTATCTACGCCGAAGGTCTGGTCAAGACCTTCGGCGATGTACGGGCTCTGGACGGCGTGGACCTCGATGTCCCCGAAGGCACCGTCCTGGGTCTGCTCGGCCCCAACGGTGCGGGCAAGACCACGACCGTGCGCGTCCTGACCACCCTCCTCCAGCCCGACAGCGGCAAGGCCTTCGTCGCCGGCATCGACGTGCTGGGGCACCCCAACGAGGTCCGCCGGGCCATCGGCCTCTCCGGCCAGTTCGCCGCCGTCGACGAGTACCTGACCGGCCGTGAGAACCTCCAGATGGTCGGCCAGCTCTACCAGATGAAGGCCAGGGCCGCGAAGGCCCGGGCCGACGAACTGCTCGAACGCTTCGACCTCGGCGACGCCGCCGACCGCACCGCCAAGACCTACTCCGGCGGCATGCGCAGGCGCCTCGACCTCGCCGCCGCCCTCGTCGTCAGTCCGCCCGTCATGTTCATGGACGAGCCGACCACCGGACTCGACCCCCGCAACCGCCAGCAGCTGTGGGGGATCATCCAGGAACTGGTCGCCGGCGGCACCACCCTGCTCCTCACCACCCAGTACCTGGAGGAGGCCGACCACCTCGCCCACGACATATGCGTGGTCGACCACGGCAAGGTCATCGCCCGCGGCACATCCGACCAGCTCAAGGCCCGTACGGGCGGCGAGCGCGTGGAGGTCGTCGTCCACGAGCGGGACCACATGGCCACCGCACGTGAGGTGCTCGCCGGCTTCGGCAAGGGCGAGACCACGGTCGAGGAGCACACCCGCAAGCTGACCGTGCCGGTGTCGGGCGGCGCCAAGCTGCTCGCCGAGGTCATCCGGGAACTGGACGGCCGCGGCATCGAGATCGACGACATAGGCCTGCGCCGCCCCACCCTCGACGACGTGTTCATCTCCCTCACCGGCCACGCGGCCGAGCAGGCGGCGGACGAGAGCGGCGACGGTGCGGCCGGCCCCGAGGCCAAGGGCCGCAAGGCGGCCCGGAAGGAGGCGGCGAAGTGACCCTCACCTCCCCGACATCGGACATCACGGCACCGCGCCCGCGCGGCGGCGTCGTCCAGAGCGTCAACGACTCCCTCGTGGTCGCCAAGCGGAACCTGATCCGGATGTCCCGGATCCCGGAGATGATCATCTTCGGCGTGATTCAGCCGGTCATGTTCGTCGTCCTCTTCAGCTACGTCTTCGGCGGCTCGATCAGCGTCGGGGGCAGCACCTCGCCCGCCGCCTACCGCGAGTTCCTGATGGCCGGCATCTTCGCCCAGACCGTCACCTTCGCCACCGCGGGCGCCGGCGCGGGCATCGCGGACGACATGCACAAGGGCCTGATCGACCGCTTCCGCTCACTGCCCATGGCCCGCGGCGCGGTCCTCACCGGGCGCACCCTCGCCGACCTCGTCCAGACCACGCTCACCCTCTTCGTCCTGGCGGTCGTGGCCCTGATCGTCGGCTGGCGCACCCACACGAGCTTCGGCGAGGTCCTGGCCGGCTTCGGCCTGCTGCTCCTGCTCGGCTACGCCTTCTCCTGGATCGGCGCCCTGATCGGCCTGTCGGTGCGCACCCCGGAGGCGGCCACCTCGGGCGGGCTGATCTGGCTCTTCCCGCTGACGTTCATCTCGAACGCCTTCGTCCCCTCCGAGAACATGCCGCCCTTCCTGCAGACCATCGCGGAGTGGAACCCCTTCAGCGCCACCGTCCAGGCGTCCCGCGAGCTCTTCGGCAACCTTCCGGAGGGCTATCCGGTCCCGGACGCGTGGCCGATGCAGCACCCGATCACGGCGTCCATCCTCTGGTCGGTGCTGATCATCGTGGTCTTCCGGTCCCTCGCGGTCCGCAAGTACCGCTCGGCGACGGTGTAGGCCCGCCCGTAGGCGGGGTGCCCGTAGGCGGGGTGCCCGTAGGCGGGGTGCCCGTACGGCGGGGTGGCCCGACGGTGGGGTGCCCGTACACGCGACGATGCCCGGCCGGGAGAACCGAACCCGGCCGGGCATCGTGCGTGCATCAGGAAAAACAGAAGACGGAGACCGAGGGTGATCAGCCGGTGAAGGGCTTGACGTCCAGGATCTTGACCGAGGCCTTCTTGCCGTTCGGCAGCTCGTACTCGGCGTCCTCGCCGATCGCCTTGCCCAGCACACCGCTGCCCAGCGGGGACTGCGGGGAGTACGTCTCGAAGTCCGAGGACGCGTACTCGCGGGAGGCCAGGAGGAACTCCATGGTGTCGTCCTCGTCGCCGTCGAAGGCGATCTTGACGAGCGTGCCGGGGGCGACGACGCCGTCGGACGCGGGCGCGGTGCCGACCTTGGCGTTCTCCAGGAGCTGCGTGAGCTGGCGGACCCGGAGCTCCTGCTTGCCCTGCTCCTCCTTGGCCGCGTGGTACCCGCCGTTCTCGCGCAGGTCGCCCTCCTCGCGGGCGGCTGCGATCTTCGTGGCGATCTCCGTGCGGGCGGGACCAGAGAGGTAGTCCAGCTCCGCCTTCAGCTGGTCGTACGCCGCCTGGGTCAGCCAGGTGACGCTTTCGCTCGTCTGGGTCACGGGTGCTCCTCGTCGGTACAGGGGACTACAAAGCCGCCAGCGGCGGACGAAACCACGAGCCTAACAATTCGGGAAGAAAAGGGGGAGGACCCCAGAGGCTCATTGCCCCGTCGGCCGCGTCGTCAAGCCTCAGCGGGCGGAAGCCGCCGGCTGGCAGCCGACCAGCTCGACCATCGTGGCACGGCTCGTCGTCCTGAGGGAGACGACCTCGTCCACCCGGCTGTCGGGCTGGGCGAAGGTGAAGTCCGCGCGGCCCACCTCGCCGTGTCCCTTGTCCTGCGAGCTCAGGGAGCAGACCCCGGTGACCGAGGCATCCTTGCGGACCTCCAGGTGCACCCTGACCTCGGTGTCCGAAATCACCTGGAACTTGATCACCTCGGCGCTCACGCTCTGCCCCGCGACGTAGTCCCAGCCGATCCAGCCGACCACACCCAGCAGCACGGCACCCAGTGCCGACCCGACGATCTTGAGCTTCCGGTCCGCACGCTCGTCCGCCGACCGGCCGTACCGGCCCTCGGGCAGTCCCTCGCGCACCGCGCTCATGATCGTTTCCTCTCTGCGGGGGCATCCCGTCCCGCCCCGGTCCGGTCGCCTGGTCAATGGAGCATGCCATGGCCCTGCGACCCGAGAGGAATCGGATCGACATCGAACGCGCGACGCGACCTTTCGTTCGCTCGTTCGTGTGGGGTGGTCGGGCTTCCCGGGAGACCGGCGGACGGCGCCCCTAGGTGACGGACTTCGATCGGATCGCGGTGGAGGACTTCCGCCCGAAGTTCCCCGCCAAGTCGACGATGGCCCGCAAGGCCGCCGACGCAGGGGTTTCGGCGACCAGGCGTGAGCTGATCAACATGGCGCGCAAGCACGGCCGGGATCTGCGGCTCGTGCATCCTGCGCACACCACCATGGACTGCGGACGGTGCGGAGCGAGAGCCAAGCACGCACTGCCGCTGTCGGAACGTACCTCCACCTGCACCGCATGCGGAGCCGTCTCGCCCAGAGACAAGAATTCCGCATACGTGATCCTGGTCCGGGCCGGTCTCGACCCGGCTGGCGCCGATCGCGTAAGACCCGACCGTCCGCAGGGCGATCGAGCAGCGTGAGTCAGGAATCCCCCCTCGTCGTGGATTGCTGAGAGGAGGAGTCAATATAGAAGCCGACCGTCGCCGAATCGCAGAGGATCCTGTCTTGACCGAGCAGCTTCGACTGATGGCCGTCCACGCCCACCCCGACGACGAGTCGAGCAAGGGCGCGGCCACCATGGCCAAGTACGTGTCCGAGGGGGTTCCGGTGCTGGTCGTCACCTGCACCGGTGGCGAGCGCGGCTCCGTGCTGAATCCCAAGCTCCAGGGCGACAAGTACATCGAGGAGAACATCCACGAGGTGCGCGCCAAGGAGATGGACGAGGCGCGCGAGGTCCTCGGCATCGAGCAGGAATGGCTCGGCTACGTGGACTCCGGGCTTCCGGAGGGTGACCCGCTGCCGCCGCTGCCCGAGGGCTGCTTCGCGCTCGCGGACGTCCACGAGGCCGCCGGGGAACTGGTGAAGAAGATCCGCGCCTTCAAGCCGCAGGTCGTCACCACGTACGACGAGAACGGTGGCTACCCCCACCCCGACCACATCATGACCCACAAGATCACGATGGTGGCCTTCGACGGCGCGGCCGACACCGAGAAGTACCCGGAGGGCGAGTTCGGCCCCGCGTACCAGCCGCAGAAGCTCTACTACAACCAGGGCTTCAACAAGCCGCGCACCATCGCCCTGCACGAGGCACTGCTCGCTCGCGGCATGGAGTCCCCCTACGGGGAGTGGCTGGAGCGGTGGAAGGAGTTCGAGCGCAAGGAGCGGACCCTGACCACCCACGTGCCCTGCTCGGACTTCTTCGAGATCCGTGACAAGGCGCTCATCGCGCACGCCACGCAGATCGACCCGGACGGCGGCTGGTTCCGCGTGCCCATGGACGTCCAGAAGGAGGTCTGGCCCACCGAGGAGTACGAGCTCGCGAAGTCGCTCGTCGACACTTCCCTCCCCGAGTCCGACCTCTTCGCGGGCATCCGGGAGAATGCGTAGCTATGAGCGCTACGCAGGCAGCACTGACCCAGCTCCTCCCGCTGGCGGGTGACACCTTCGACAAGAACAAGGTGACGCCCGGCATCCTGGGGTTCATCGTGTTCGCGGCCCTCGCCCTGGGGGTGTGGGCCCTGATGAAGTCCATGAACCGGCACATGGGCCGGGTGAACTTCCAGGAGGCCCCCGAGCCCGCGGCCCCGGCCGCAGGCCGGGACGGGGACACCTCCCGGGCTTAGCCCGTCCGGCGGGGACACCTCCCGGGCTTAGCCCGTCCGGCGGGGACGCCTCCCGGGCTCAGCCCGTCTCCTGCGGATCCTGCCGTTCGGGACGGCCCGGCCCAAGGCCCTCCCGCTCGTCGTGAGCCGCCGCCCCGTGGAAGAACGCGTGGGCGGGGCCCGCCGTGCGCGAGCCCCCGCCCGGCCGCCACGGGCGGCCGGG
Above is a genomic segment from Streptomyces sp. NBC_01233 containing:
- a CDS encoding ABC transporter permease produces the protein MTLTSPTSDITAPRPRGGVVQSVNDSLVVAKRNLIRMSRIPEMIIFGVIQPVMFVVLFSYVFGGSISVGGSTSPAAYREFLMAGIFAQTVTFATAGAGAGIADDMHKGLIDRFRSLPMARGAVLTGRTLADLVQTTLTLFVLAVVALIVGWRTHTSFGEVLAGFGLLLLLGYAFSWIGALIGLSVRTPEAATSGGLIWLFPLTFISNAFVPSENMPPFLQTIAEWNPFSATVQASRELFGNLPEGYPVPDAWPMQHPITASILWSVLIIVVFRSLAVRKYRSATV
- a CDS encoding MarR family winged helix-turn-helix transcriptional regulator, translating into MPSTPANSDLPAAADAPAGGGLLDALQHQVAVFARRAEQTRLGGVGQARNSMDRAAYLLLNRLDLEGPMGVKALAGGMGIDSSTVTRQVAPLVDSGLVKRTSHPEDGRAVVLALSPRGLARLEDVRSSRRELMARVTEGWSEDERESFTGLLTRFNLSLSELMAAVAEAGPAS
- the ilvA gene encoding threonine ammonia-lyase; the encoded protein is MNYRVPQPVPQVILDDVRGAQKMLSGVSRVTPMEGSRYLSSLTGSPVHFKCENLQRTGSFKLRGAYVRIAGLRPEQRAAGVVAASAGNHAQGVALASSLLGVRSTVFMPVGAPLPKVAATQEYGAEVRMHGQVVDETLAAAQDYADRTGAVFIHPFDHRDIIAGQGTVGLEILEQCPEVRTILVGIGGGGLAAGVAVAVKALRPDVRVVGVQAAGAAAYPPSLRIGHPVSIDDPDTMADGIKVGRPGDVPFKIIGELLDDVRTVSEDALSSALLLCLERAKLLVEPAGCSTVAALLSEPELYGGGPVVAVLSGGNVDPLLLQRILRHGMAAAGRYLSLRLRVADRPGALAGLLGVLSVVDANVLDVSHVRTDPRLGLTEVEVELHLETKGPEHCAEVARKLHAAGYKVMS
- a CDS encoding ATP-binding cassette domain-containing protein, translating into MPGAIYAEGLVKTFGDVRALDGVDLDVPEGTVLGLLGPNGAGKTTTVRVLTTLLQPDSGKAFVAGIDVLGHPNEVRRAIGLSGQFAAVDEYLTGRENLQMVGQLYQMKARAAKARADELLERFDLGDAADRTAKTYSGGMRRRLDLAAALVVSPPVMFMDEPTTGLDPRNRQQLWGIIQELVAGGTTLLLTTQYLEEADHLAHDICVVDHGKVIARGTSDQLKARTGGERVEVVVHERDHMATAREVLAGFGKGETTVEEHTRKLTVPVSGGAKLLAEVIRELDGRGIEIDDIGLRRPTLDDVFISLTGHAAEQAADESGDGAAGPEAKGRKAARKEAAK
- a CDS encoding sigma factor-like helix-turn-helix DNA-binding protein, producing the protein MRVVDQQAGSYAEFEAFVAGAAGRLLYVAVLLTGEPEAARRLLAGALARTYANWLRLRGDDPYDFTRQELCAAFARTGWRHHGGTGVLARLSPPERLVLVLRLYEGVAEEVTAAQLGLTAERVRVLCNRAVAALRSREAA
- the mca gene encoding mycothiol conjugate amidase Mca, which translates into the protein MTEQLRLMAVHAHPDDESSKGAATMAKYVSEGVPVLVVTCTGGERGSVLNPKLQGDKYIEENIHEVRAKEMDEAREVLGIEQEWLGYVDSGLPEGDPLPPLPEGCFALADVHEAAGELVKKIRAFKPQVVTTYDENGGYPHPDHIMTHKITMVAFDGAADTEKYPEGEFGPAYQPQKLYYNQGFNKPRTIALHEALLARGMESPYGEWLERWKEFERKERTLTTHVPCSDFFEIRDKALIAHATQIDPDGGWFRVPMDVQKEVWPTEEYELAKSLVDTSLPESDLFAGIRENA
- the greA gene encoding transcription elongation factor GreA, which translates into the protein MTQTSESVTWLTQAAYDQLKAELDYLSGPARTEIATKIAAAREEGDLRENGGYHAAKEEQGKQELRVRQLTQLLENAKVGTAPASDGVVAPGTLVKIAFDGDEDDTMEFLLASREYASSDFETYSPQSPLGSGVLGKAIGEDAEYELPNGKKASVKILDVKPFTG
- a CDS encoding DUF4307 domain-containing protein, which codes for MSAVREGLPEGRYGRSADERADRKLKIVGSALGAVLLGVVGWIGWDYVAGQSVSAEVIKFQVISDTEVRVHLEVRKDASVTGVCSLSSQDKGHGEVGRADFTFAQPDSRVDEVVSLRTTSRATMVELVGCQPAASAR